One window of Mycoplasmopsis gallopavonis genomic DNA carries:
- the mip gene encoding Ig-specific serine endopeptidase MIP, whose translation MKKVKNKFLLLFGLVPFATVLASGACQPAIKKEEPKPVNPGDNENGGSNENGSENQNGGGSSENPGENPSNPIVIDEDTLHITTNDLKYSITPENAKVINEYVDDEVDYFNRLAQQFPPKIAQNFKTQNIQIINAFNEQSKNSFQPYYIDSYLKNYSLPSGNNKIKINPIRGTFRQYYRKSTPGDRGTARKLANENYKQIALESYSIIFHNDNELIKNDPELKKMNVSSSQNFLGTAWILDYQLDETGKYPTKWYLATNLHVAMPFKKVAGSNDPYLNEPKLEEELNAQKSLLIREKEMEEEYKRDQALIEKYKKEQGPNSTKAKELEKKYSTADLNNLSPYIIEYNKIKKQIKHIADELQGKTVSVELNHFTKSTPINKLLETTSMDPSVEKISLDPSQVRIVYLGTNFLSQSPKDYLSNPEFQGVEEMADFAVLEIDFAKPKSADINAVIRKQITGGTSEETKYTDYHELAKQITAGYADLPSEQQSKPATYNVLTDYDKLTKEKVNINIDGTSKAISRINVNFLALGFPNADSDHTINRDALPPAQKVTLKFTSSLWTNKSSDPSKGIAEYGYGLSKSLAFRNFVDKPGITDITITSPLIKAETNEAFDVLNLRDKTSQYQGRYYINYGLGYVLNSWQPMAGASGSSVRDMYNNILGISYATADAQGISQVSLAQAFRSNGHNYNNQYGSYNLEQYDLIYGGGKYQISSYREKLMQIYGGNYKTKLFKQGTSVIPEEYKFKD comes from the coding sequence ATGAAAAAAGTAAAGAACAAGTTTTTATTACTTTTTGGACTAGTTCCATTTGCTACGGTTTTAGCTTCAGGAGCCTGCCAACCTGCAATCAAAAAGGAAGAACCTAAACCAGTTAATCCAGGAGATAATGAAAATGGTGGAAGCAATGAAAATGGAAGCGAAAACCAAAATGGTGGAGGAAGTAGTGAAAACCCAGGTGAAAATCCAAGCAATCCGATTGTAATAGATGAGGATACATTACATATTACAACAAACGATCTAAAATATAGCATAACACCAGAAAATGCAAAAGTTATTAATGAATATGTAGATGATGAAGTTGATTATTTCAATAGATTAGCACAACAATTTCCTCCTAAAATTGCTCAAAATTTCAAAACTCAAAATATCCAAATCATTAACGCTTTCAATGAGCAATCTAAAAATAGTTTTCAACCTTACTACATTGATTCTTACTTAAAAAATTATTCATTACCATCAGGAAATAACAAAATTAAAATCAATCCTATTCGAGGTACTTTTAGACAATACTACCGTAAATCAACACCAGGTGATAGAGGAACAGCGAGAAAATTAGCAAATGAAAATTACAAGCAAATTGCTTTAGAGTCTTATTCAATTATTTTTCATAATGACAATGAATTAATTAAAAATGATCCAGAACTTAAAAAAATGAATGTAAGTTCAAGTCAAAATTTCTTAGGTACTGCTTGAATTTTAGATTACCAACTTGATGAAACAGGTAAATATCCAACTAAGTGATATCTTGCGACAAACTTACACGTTGCAATGCCTTTCAAAAAAGTAGCCGGAAGCAATGATCCTTACTTAAATGAACCAAAATTAGAAGAAGAATTAAATGCTCAAAAATCATTGTTAATTCGTGAAAAAGAAATGGAAGAAGAATATAAACGTGATCAAGCATTAATCGAAAAATATAAAAAAGAGCAAGGTCCTAATTCTACAAAAGCAAAAGAATTAGAAAAGAAATATTCTACAGCAGATTTAAACAATCTAAGTCCATACATCATTGAATACAACAAAATCAAAAAGCAAATTAAACACATTGCGGATGAATTGCAAGGTAAAACAGTTAGTGTTGAATTAAATCATTTCACAAAATCAACACCAATTAATAAACTTTTAGAGACTACAAGCATGGATCCTAGTGTTGAAAAAATTTCTTTAGATCCTTCACAAGTTAGAATTGTTTACTTGGGAACAAACTTTTTAAGTCAATCACCAAAAGATTATCTTTCAAACCCGGAATTCCAAGGTGTTGAAGAAATGGCTGATTTTGCAGTTTTAGAAATTGATTTTGCAAAACCTAAGAGTGCAGATATTAATGCTGTTATTCGTAAGCAAATTACAGGTGGAACAAGTGAAGAAACAAAATACACAGATTATCATGAATTAGCAAAACAAATTACAGCAGGATACGCAGATTTACCTAGCGAACAACAGTCAAAACCTGCAACTTATAATGTTTTAACTGACTATGATAAATTAACTAAAGAAAAAGTAAATATTAATATCGATGGAACTTCAAAAGCAATTTCTAGAATTAATGTTAACTTTTTAGCACTTGGTTTCCCAAATGCAGATTCTGATCATACAATCAATCGTGATGCACTCCCACCAGCACAAAAAGTAACTTTAAAATTTACTTCTAGTTTATGAACTAATAAATCTTCTGATCCATCAAAAGGTATTGCTGAATATGGATATGGATTATCTAAATCATTAGCCTTTCGTAATTTTGTAGATAAACCAGGGATTACAGATATTACCATAACTTCTCCGTTAATTAAAGCGGAAACAAATGAAGCTTTTGATGTTTTAAATTTACGTGATAAAACAAGTCAATATCAAGGAAGATATTACATTAACTATGGTTTAGGTTATGTTCTTAATAGCTGACAACCAATGGCCGGAGCTTCTGGAAGTAGCGTCAGAGATATGTACAACAACATTTTGGGTATTTCTTATGCAACAGCGGATGCTCAAGGAATTTCGCAAGTATCACTTGCACAAGCTTTTAGAAGTAATGGACACAATTACAATAATCAATATGGTAGCTATAATTTAGAACAATACGATCTTATTTATGGTGGAGGTAAATACCAAATTTCTTCTTACCGTGAAAAATTAATGCAAATTTATGGTGGAAATTACAAAACAAAATTATTTAAACAAGGAACAAGTGTTATTCCTGAAGAATACAAATTTAAGGACTAA
- a CDS encoding MSC_0618 family F1-like ATPase beta subunit, whose translation MSAKLTKIWSDVVEVTFEKESLPKINVVLKTKNDTSVLLVKKIINENQLLAIIVKSDEDLIIGQEVYSTGKSFQVPIGDKAKGHVFNVEGLSLTNPDAKLDYVEMDSTITVNSDYSFRPVVLETGIKAIDFFIPILKGSKIGIFGGAGVGKTVLMKEIIFNLSQNQERTSSIFIGAGERSREGVELFEDLTNSNLMSNSTMYIAQMNERAGSRMSIVPVGITAAEYLRDSNKENVLLFIDNVFRFLQAGSETAVSLDKKTSIGGYQATLNTEISEVENRLFTNENGAITSFQTVFLPMDDLSDPSTVAVFSHLNGSLVLSRDVASKNIYPAFDPLESSSNSVDPAIIGERHYNAIVEVKKVFQRYKELEDVILILGIDELDEDSKIIVKKTLQLQNFFSQYFFMTEHFTHEKGVFVPLKETIKSVERILSGEFLEVPAHEFLYIKSVDDLKIENLDKE comes from the coding sequence ATGAGTGCTAAATTAACTAAAATTTGAAGTGACGTAGTTGAAGTAACTTTTGAAAAAGAAAGCTTACCTAAAATCAATGTCGTTTTAAAAACTAAAAATGATACTAGTGTTCTTTTAGTGAAAAAAATCATTAATGAAAATCAACTTTTAGCAATTATTGTTAAAAGTGATGAAGATTTAATTATTGGACAAGAAGTTTATTCAACAGGTAAATCATTCCAAGTTCCAATTGGAGATAAAGCTAAAGGTCATGTTTTTAATGTTGAAGGTCTTTCATTAACTAATCCTGATGCTAAGTTAGATTATGTTGAAATGGATTCAACAATCACAGTTAATAGTGACTATTCATTTAGACCGGTTGTTTTAGAAACCGGAATTAAAGCAATTGACTTTTTCATTCCGATTCTAAAAGGATCAAAAATTGGTATTTTTGGTGGAGCTGGAGTTGGTAAAACCGTTTTAATGAAAGAAATTATTTTTAACCTTTCACAAAACCAAGAAAGAACCTCATCTATTTTCATTGGAGCTGGAGAACGTTCAAGAGAAGGGGTTGAACTTTTTGAAGATTTAACTAATTCAAACTTAATGAGCAACTCAACTATGTATATTGCTCAAATGAACGAAAGAGCTGGTTCAAGAATGTCAATTGTACCAGTTGGTATTACAGCTGCTGAATATTTAAGAGATTCAAATAAAGAAAATGTTTTATTATTTATTGACAACGTTTTCCGTTTCTTGCAAGCTGGAAGTGAAACAGCTGTTTCACTTGATAAAAAGACATCAATTGGTGGATACCAAGCTACTTTAAATACTGAAATTTCAGAAGTTGAAAACCGTTTATTCACAAACGAAAATGGTGCTATCACAAGTTTTCAAACTGTTTTCTTACCAATGGACGACCTTTCAGATCCATCAACAGTTGCTGTTTTCAGTCACTTAAATGGATCATTAGTTCTTTCTCGTGATGTTGCTTCAAAAAACATTTATCCTGCTTTTGATCCACTTGAATCTTCTTCAAATAGTGTCGATCCTGCAATTATCGGAGAAAGACACTATAATGCTATTGTGGAAGTTAAAAAAGTATTCCAGAGATACAAAGAACTTGAAGATGTTATTTTAATTCTAGGTATTGATGAACTTGATGAAGATTCTAAAATTATTGTTAAGAAAACATTACAGTTACAAAACTTCTTTTCACAATACTTCTTTATGACAGAACATTTTACACATGAAAAAGGAGTTTTTGTTCCTTTAAAAGAAACAATTAAGTCTGTTGAAAGAATTTTATCTGGGGAATTTTTAGAAGTTCCTGCTCATGAATTTTTATACATTAAATCTGTTGATGATTTAAAAATTGAAAATTTAGATAAGGAGTAA
- a CDS encoding IS3 family transposase: MLIFYIFKGEKMGKHFTEEQEKEIYNTFFQLGKKDAIELMYKYGAKAKDKYVKARLRRILKHYNFNMNKKPRKPGTGRSRKAKEQDINWDIFTREDLIEIAKRYREITKDKFKTEKVQEASHINMASYKLAILLYLCRQTISKHKRNNFAPRIKSRKIKYQDLIIDSFKQNRSKYGRQKLKYFILKHYKIDINERTLGRYMNALGLFCNVRKRKKLKEVKNTSVIKENIVNRDYNDVYNRNIYATDVTYLPATKDAINNNVYLSVVIKHKTKEIISFSLSKFNDSKLIYKTFENVDFEKSFILHSDHCSTYTSDDFSRFIQNKGGIISLSKVGNSLDNRVVEYWFSNLKTELIRDLNIKAMTLSELEKVISNYVHWYNKFRIQSCLNWKTPYEYSMGLSNLINC, translated from the coding sequence ATGTTAATTTTTTATATTTTTAAAGGAGAAAAAATGGGAAAACATTTTACAGAAGAACAAGAAAAAGAAATTTATAATACATTTTTTCAATTAGGTAAAAAGGATGCGATTGAACTGATGTATAAATATGGTGCAAAAGCAAAAGATAAATATGTGAAAGCGAGATTACGAAGAATATTAAAACATTATAATTTTAATATGAATAAAAAACCAAGAAAGCCTGGAACCGGTAGGTCAAGAAAAGCGAAAGAACAAGATATAAATTGAGACATTTTTACACGAGAAGATTTAATTGAAATTGCAAAAAGATATAGAGAAATTACAAAAGATAAATTTAAAACAGAAAAAGTTCAAGAGGCATCACATATTAATATGGCTTCGTATAAACTTGCTATTTTGTTGTATCTTTGTAGACAAACAATATCCAAACATAAAAGAAATAATTTTGCTCCTAGAATTAAATCCAGAAAAATAAAGTACCAAGACTTGATTATTGATTCATTTAAACAAAATAGATCTAAATATGGTAGACAAAAATTAAAATATTTTATCTTAAAGCACTATAAAATAGACATAAACGAAAGAACTCTGGGAAGATATATGAATGCCTTAGGTTTATTTTGCAATGTCAGAAAAAGAAAAAAACTAAAAGAAGTAAAGAATACATCTGTCATAAAAGAAAACATTGTTAATAGAGATTATAATGATGTATATAACAGAAATATATATGCTACTGATGTAACATATCTTCCAGCGACAAAAGATGCAATAAACAATAATGTTTATCTTTCAGTAGTAATTAAACATAAAACTAAAGAAATAATTAGTTTTTCTCTTTCTAAATTTAATGATTCCAAATTAATTTACAAAACATTTGAAAATGTTGATTTTGAAAAAAGTTTTATATTACATTCAGATCATTGCTCAACTTATACATCTGATGATTTTTCTCGTTTTATTCAAAATAAAGGTGGAATAATTTCACTTTCAAAAGTAGGAAATAGTTTAGATAATAGAGTTGTGGAATATTGATTTTCAAATTTAAAAACTGAATTAATTAGAGATTTAAATATCAAAGCTATGACTTTGAGTGAACTAGAAAAAGTGATATCTAATTATGTTCATTGATACAATAAATTTAGAATTCAATCATGTTTGAATTGAAAAACCCCATACGAATATAGTATGGGGCTATCCAATTTGATAAATTGTTAA
- a CDS encoding MSC_0619 family F1-like ATPase alpha subunit, with the protein MKNPVITAIFDYVIELSGKYNYKQNQIFKLKNKDLEVHMLLISATGDKAYCLASKGLGEIIVGQEVSELKASNLAKTPLDVYGKIIDINSQVLFPQDATLGSESYQVEHEIFNSNNKLLDFRPLSEQLYTGYINIDLLIPIGKGQRELIIGDRKTGKTFIALNTIINQKGKNVKCIYVSIGQQKEQVSAAYKILKDNGALDYTFIIDASSSSPYEQYLAPYVAMAHAENISMTDDVLIIFDSLTNHANVVREIALLINKPVGKEAFPGDMFYTHSKLLERSGKFLGRKSITALPIIQTIENDITSLIASNVISITDGQIVTNSDLFASGKIPAVDIQLSVSRIGGNVQKPYIAKVASEIGKLYKSYKRQINLASLKYDLNDSLKTLLSNGAIAESMFIQKGVSSYSEEVMFLTSKLVTWGILNGISDIQLALKFIDLFIHHDKLAFQIFQNLLANKQKSDELARNFFKFALFEFAKANNLNWNIELNSKEEFTPIDHELISKISKLLVEVK; encoded by the coding sequence ATGAAAAATCCTGTTATTACAGCTATTTTCGATTACGTGATTGAGTTATCGGGAAAATATAATTACAAACAAAATCAAATTTTCAAATTAAAAAATAAAGACTTAGAAGTTCATATGTTGTTAATTTCTGCAACAGGAGATAAAGCATATTGCCTTGCAAGTAAAGGTCTTGGTGAAATTATTGTTGGCCAAGAAGTAAGCGAACTAAAAGCAAGTAACTTAGCAAAAACACCACTTGATGTTTATGGGAAAATTATCGACATCAATTCACAAGTTCTTTTCCCACAAGATGCAACCTTAGGAAGTGAAAGCTACCAAGTTGAACATGAAATTTTTAATTCAAATAACAAACTTTTAGATTTCCGTCCATTATCAGAACAACTTTATACAGGATACATTAATATTGATCTTTTAATTCCGATCGGAAAAGGGCAAAGAGAATTAATTATCGGTGATCGTAAAACAGGAAAAACATTTATCGCATTAAATACAATTATTAATCAAAAAGGTAAAAATGTTAAATGTATTTACGTTTCAATCGGTCAGCAAAAAGAACAAGTGTCAGCTGCTTATAAAATTTTAAAAGACAATGGGGCTTTAGATTACACCTTTATTATTGACGCTTCTTCAAGTAGTCCATATGAACAATATTTAGCACCATATGTAGCGATGGCTCATGCTGAAAATATTTCAATGACAGATGATGTTTTAATTATTTTTGATAGCTTAACTAACCATGCGAATGTTGTGCGTGAAATCGCCTTATTAATTAACAAACCAGTTGGTAAAGAAGCCTTTCCAGGTGATATGTTCTATACTCACTCTAAATTATTAGAAAGAAGTGGGAAATTTTTAGGAAGAAAATCAATTACAGCCTTACCGATTATTCAAACTATTGAAAATGATATTACATCATTAATTGCTTCGAATGTTATTTCAATTACAGACGGTCAAATTGTAACTAACTCGGATTTATTTGCATCAGGAAAAATTCCGGCTGTTGATATTCAACTTTCTGTAAGTAGAATTGGTGGTAATGTTCAAAAACCATATATTGCCAAAGTAGCTTCTGAAATTGGAAAATTATATAAATCATATAAGCGTCAAATTAATTTAGCTTCATTAAAATATGATTTAAATGATAGTTTAAAGACATTATTATCAAATGGTGCGATTGCAGAAAGTATGTTTATTCAAAAAGGTGTATCAAGTTATTCAGAAGAAGTAATGTTTTTAACTTCAAAATTAGTAACTTGAGGAATTTTAAACGGAATTAGTGATATCCAATTAGCTTTAAAATTTATCGATCTATTCATTCATCATGATAAATTAGCTTTCCAAATTTTCCAAAATTTATTAGCTAATAAACAAAAAAGTGATGAACTTGCTCGTAATTTCTTCAAGTTTGCACTCTTTGAATTTGCAAAAGCAAATAATTTAAACTGAAATATTGAATTAAATTCAAAAGAAGAATTTACACCAATTGATCATGAATTAATTAGTAAAATTTCAAAATTATTAGTGGAGGTTAAATAA
- a CDS encoding MSC_0620 family F1-like ATPase-associated subunit: MKLRRKYLNLILGSASPIVALPFAISAGDSNSTTENNSNSNTNTGNTTTDGNANPAQPTKPKTVDKDFPKFKDELAKIQNTKLGEIIDAKVKELRKLAGNLLNLDDETVNKNPQTIVQAVYLQKVADYLEKQKAEIIKTPDQYGIDITFPKVLAYNEKFYEANIGYDGTNYSNTKFGIEAGTNYGNSEFSKGEVESESINNLTLIEFQDKVNGYFDQLSASFSDIFYNDQDVPVLKITDEANANKYALTTLQFNENHDGVEITLPENYKSWNEYIREKILHRFLSFDLLQNSNDQDDEDNVPTVPIIDEPIEDPLENTSEIQNVPNLKPFVSYEFYDSLVPENYQTFVDESQNNPIFTNNKFKFANSIFTRYEYKILDLRVEGGVLLANVQIKDRINTELQRTYSTAVEKFATKKYTKSAEAAYDLLQTTFKKFYDALGIGETMRLKKIGSDTVIMAVYNMIVEAQRLIDLPEFQEKLKNLITLYQDTVQKPQVTDSNYKKAILNLFLGSLDRINLDFEDVIYGYFEYLSESYRTLYSRFLQLLNSESRQIAIKNNFAYFKYDLKVYEKGFNIIEKDIDLIKGVNNSPYFTIEEKYNILLLFVTQIQKLLINLSVLSIDEVLAQPVGDNQNQELEAKKQSFNKLGQ; this comes from the coding sequence ATGAAACTCAGAAGAAAATATTTAAATTTAATTTTAGGTTCTGCTAGTCCGATAGTTGCTCTGCCTTTTGCTATTTCAGCTGGTGATTCAAATTCAACAACAGAAAATAATTCAAACTCAAATACTAATACCGGAAATACTACAACAGACGGTAATGCGAATCCTGCTCAACCAACCAAACCAAAAACAGTTGATAAAGATTTTCCAAAATTTAAAGATGAACTAGCAAAAATTCAAAATACAAAGCTAGGTGAAATTATTGACGCAAAAGTTAAAGAACTTCGTAAATTAGCCGGAAATCTTTTGAACTTAGATGACGAAACAGTTAATAAGAATCCACAAACAATTGTACAAGCTGTTTATCTACAAAAAGTTGCTGATTATCTTGAAAAACAAAAAGCAGAAATTATTAAAACACCAGATCAATATGGGATAGATATTACTTTCCCGAAAGTTTTAGCATATAACGAAAAATTTTATGAAGCTAATATTGGTTATGATGGAACAAATTATTCAAACACTAAGTTCGGAATTGAAGCAGGCACAAATTATGGAAATTCAGAATTTTCAAAAGGAGAAGTCGAATCAGAAAGCATTAATAACTTAACTTTAATTGAATTTCAAGACAAAGTTAATGGTTATTTTGATCAACTTTCAGCAAGCTTTTCTGATATTTTTTACAATGATCAAGATGTACCGGTTTTAAAAATTACTGATGAAGCAAATGCGAATAAATATGCTTTAACAACTTTACAATTTAACGAAAATCATGATGGTGTAGAAATTACTTTACCAGAGAATTATAAAAGTTGAAATGAGTATATTCGTGAAAAGATTTTACATCGTTTTCTTTCATTTGACTTACTTCAAAATTCAAATGATCAAGATGATGAAGATAATGTTCCAACAGTTCCAATTATCGATGAGCCAATTGAAGATCCACTTGAAAACACAAGTGAAATTCAAAATGTACCAAATCTGAAACCATTTGTATCATATGAATTTTATGATTCATTAGTACCAGAAAATTATCAAACTTTTGTTGATGAATCACAAAACAATCCAATTTTTACAAATAATAAATTTAAATTTGCTAACTCTATTTTTACTCGGTATGAATATAAAATCTTAGACCTTAGAGTTGAAGGTGGAGTATTGCTTGCAAATGTTCAAATTAAAGATCGGATTAATACAGAACTTCAAAGAACTTACTCAACTGCTGTTGAAAAATTCGCAACTAAAAAATACACAAAAAGTGCTGAAGCAGCTTATGACTTACTTCAAACAACTTTCAAAAAATTCTATGATGCACTAGGTATTGGCGAAACTATGCGTCTTAAAAAAATCGGAAGTGATACTGTTATTATGGCTGTTTACAATATGATTGTTGAAGCTCAGAGATTAATTGACTTACCAGAGTTCCAAGAAAAACTTAAAAATTTAATTACTCTTTATCAAGATACAGTTCAAAAACCACAAGTAACAGATTCTAATTATAAAAAAGCAATTTTAAATCTCTTTTTAGGTTCACTAGATCGGATTAACTTAGATTTTGAAGATGTTATTTATGGTTACTTTGAATATCTTTCTGAATCATATCGAACTTTATATAGTCGTTTCTTACAACTTTTAAATTCTGAAAGTCGTCAAATTGCAATTAAAAATAATTTCGCTTACTTTAAATATGATTTAAAAGTTTATGAAAAAGGATTTAATATTATCGAAAAAGATATTGATTTAATTAAAGGGGTTAATAACTCACCTTATTTTACAATCGAAGAAAAATATAACATCTTATTACTTTTTGTAACACAAATTCAAAAACTTTTAATTAATTTAAGTGTTTTAAGTATTGATGAAGTTCTTGCTCAGCCAGTTGGTGATAATCAAAATCAAGAACTTGAAGCTAAAAAACAAAGCTTTAATAAACTAGGACAATAA
- a CDS encoding MSC_0622 family F1-like ATPase gamma subunit, with protein sequence MHVKKINAKLNSLNKLMKIVESRKNITLINILKLSQRINHFYHHALSSRQLIEQLQSEVATNDELFDEGFLRKILNKTLAKKQNSNFENSIWIYVTEEEQYSTNSYFKHEQFLSQNIKKNDLLITIGQRAINFALENKFNVIFEYPENNVEVLSEVLPNFLEYYLQQFSFYNVKFIINSTKLKGNFFEVLPINKLNFELPTKKEINLNLNFKKMKIYPSVDEFISSELNSYLTYITLTLLSESSLIYLKYKLVAENQKIHDLEKKFKQMRLKMLRGKRELEVEQLSLLSKKKDLLHSEKKLVVQEEQHD encoded by the coding sequence ATGCATGTTAAAAAAATCAATGCAAAATTAAACAGTCTTAATAAATTAATGAAAATTGTCGAATCAAGAAAAAATATTACTTTAATTAACATTTTAAAATTATCACAACGAATTAATCATTTTTATCATCATGCATTAAGTTCACGTCAGTTAATTGAGCAATTACAAAGTGAAGTTGCAACTAATGATGAATTATTTGATGAAGGATTTCTTCGTAAAATCTTAAACAAAACACTTGCTAAAAAACAAAATTCTAATTTTGAAAATTCAATTTGAATTTATGTTACAGAGGAAGAACAATATTCTACTAACTCATATTTTAAGCATGAACAATTTTTAAGTCAAAACATCAAGAAAAATGACTTACTAATTACAATTGGTCAAAGAGCAATTAATTTTGCTTTAGAAAATAAATTCAATGTTATTTTTGAATATCCAGAAAATAATGTTGAAGTTCTTTCGGAAGTACTTCCTAATTTTCTTGAATATTATCTTCAACAATTTTCATTTTATAATGTTAAATTCATTATTAACTCAACAAAATTAAAAGGTAACTTTTTTGAAGTTTTACCAATTAATAAACTTAATTTTGAATTACCGACTAAAAAAGAAATTAATTTAAATTTAAATTTTAAGAAAATGAAAATTTATCCAAGTGTTGATGAATTTATTAGTTCTGAATTAAACTCATATTTAACTTATATTACTTTAACTTTACTGAGTGAATCTTCTTTAATTTATTTAAAGTATAAATTAGTTGCTGAAAATCAAAAAATTCATGATCTTGAAAAGAAATTTAAGCAAATGCGTTTAAAAATGTTGCGTGGAAAACGTGAACTTGAAGTTGAACAATTGTCACTATTAAGTAAGAAAAAAGATTTGTTACATTCTGAGAAGAAACTAGTAGTTCAAGAGGAGCAACATGATTAA
- a CDS encoding MSC_0623 family F1-like ATPase-associated protein — protein sequence MFFFKSKPKNALTDAQQKYQNTIYRNFNEYKNSPELISYESFINQWLLESNYTKNDPIVVELLEQIKDYLASKNELRFQSFVISFDRNLSFSLENLVPCIKAEVNSNLKTLNLSLSDNPNKNYLLKNLNHLLNSLLLKKLAVEIYPNLIVTYNQEINKYSLFFGKEFN from the coding sequence ATGTTCTTTTTCAAATCAAAACCTAAAAACGCATTAACAGATGCACAACAAAAATATCAAAACACAATTTACCGTAATTTTAATGAATATAAAAATAGTCCGGAATTAATTAGCTATGAGTCTTTTATCAATCAGTGATTATTAGAAAGTAATTACACTAAAAATGATCCAATTGTAGTTGAACTTCTTGAACAAATCAAAGATTATTTAGCTTCTAAAAACGAATTACGTTTTCAAAGTTTTGTTATCTCATTTGATCGCAATTTAAGCTTTAGTCTTGAAAATTTAGTTCCTTGCATCAAAGCTGAAGTTAATTCAAATTTAAAAACACTTAATTTATCGCTTAGTGATAATCCAAATAAAAATTATTTACTTAAAAATTTAAATCATCTTTTAAATTCACTTTTATTAAAAAAACTGGCTGTTGAAATTTATCCTAATTTAATTGTTACTTATAATCAAGAAATTAATAAGTATTCTCTTTTCTTTGGTAAAGAATTTAATTAG
- a CDS encoding MSC_0621 family F1-like ATPase epsilon subunit, with protein sequence MINLNLITSSGEKTALKIESFEINNQLKDSWLNFKNDSILSLPKMFCRFVVSNFQGQKQTYYAILRNALAIYQNQEINLSYKGEVKFYLQETIEKKVFEADLKELKKIKTEAKMLHALIDNNLSFQDVLHLNNLENILFDKEAEVNFSLVRKEVQWNSEENI encoded by the coding sequence ATGATTAATTTAAATTTAATTACAAGTAGTGGTGAAAAAACTGCTTTAAAAATTGAAAGTTTTGAAATTAATAATCAATTAAAAGATAGCTGACTTAATTTTAAAAATGATTCAATTTTAAGCTTACCAAAAATGTTTTGTCGTTTTGTTGTTTCTAATTTTCAAGGTCAAAAACAAACTTATTATGCAATTTTAAGAAATGCACTTGCGATTTATCAAAATCAAGAAATTAATTTAAGCTACAAAGGTGAGGTGAAATTTTACTTACAAGAAACAATTGAGAAAAAAGTATTTGAAGCCGACTTAAAAGAGCTGAAAAAAATCAAAACAGAAGCAAAGATGTTGCATGCTTTAATTGATAACAACTTATCATTTCAAGATGTTTTACATTTAAATAATTTAGAAAATATTTTATTTGATAAAGAAGCTGAAGTGAATTTTTCATTAGTTAGAAAGGAAGTGCAATGAAACTCAGAAGAAAATATTTAA